From Actinopolyspora lacussalsi, a single genomic window includes:
- a CDS encoding hypothetical protein (product_source=Hypo-rule applied; pfam=PF04016; superfamily=159713), with product MAETATLDALFTEVLDGSGPPRPSELIATSVFWIQHGTRLAGSTTVYRNRYVLVRVGQSYGACAFEAGELDPDTCSGASGSDLATLLRAAPLPLRVAALDAYLTETEHHRDRPDAEAVTLPAGTPEQRARSRDEAIAGLLELAPGSRVALIGVVTPLVVALRERGCVCLPCDYNLDATADGGLVTSVMSEVLEPADAVVATGMTLGNGTFDGILRHCGKRNVPLIVYAQSGSAVARAFLGSGVTALSAEPFPFSQFDSNPTTLYRYRAAHSS from the coding sequence ATGGCCGAAACAGCGACCCTTGACGCCCTGTTCACCGAGGTGCTCGATGGTTCCGGGCCACCGCGCCCGAGCGAACTGATCGCCACCAGCGTGTTCTGGATCCAGCACGGCACTCGACTGGCGGGATCGACCACCGTATACCGCAACCGCTACGTCCTCGTCCGGGTCGGGCAGTCGTACGGTGCCTGCGCCTTCGAAGCGGGCGAGCTCGATCCGGACACCTGCTCCGGAGCCTCGGGCAGCGATCTCGCGACCCTGCTCCGTGCCGCACCGCTCCCACTTCGTGTCGCCGCGCTCGACGCGTATCTCACCGAGACCGAGCACCACCGCGACCGTCCCGACGCGGAAGCCGTCACCCTACCCGCGGGCACTCCCGAGCAACGGGCCCGAAGCCGGGACGAAGCGATCGCGGGGCTCCTCGAACTCGCACCGGGGAGCAGGGTGGCGCTCATCGGTGTTGTCACCCCGCTCGTCGTGGCGCTGCGGGAACGGGGGTGCGTCTGTCTGCCCTGTGACTACAACCTCGACGCCACCGCTGACGGTGGACTGGTCACCTCGGTCATGAGCGAAGTGCTCGAACCCGCCGACGCCGTCGTGGCGACCGGCATGACACTGGGCAACGGGACTTTCGACGGAATTCTGCGCCACTGCGGGAAGCGGAACGTGCCGTTGATCGTCTACGCCCAGTCGGGCTCCGCGGTCGCGAGAGCCTTTCTCGGCTCCGGCGTCACCGCACTGTCCGCCGAACCCTTCCCGTTCTCCCAGTTCGACTCGAACCCCACCACCCTGTACCGCTACCGCGCGGCCCACTCGTCATGA